One window of Saccharopolyspora phatthalungensis genomic DNA carries:
- a CDS encoding restriction endonuclease subunit S, whose amino-acid sequence MGEGIVTLDELAGDNVLEMGAGRPRSEGAGLPVLRVADVLEGRIQATSQTSESTIPPQTMGPKVSRPGDVVLTTKGTVGRVAIMPSGGPTFAYSPQLCYFRPVEDGPLHSRYLYYWFKSTEFWGQAAALKAQTDMADFMSLRDITSLTMTLPSVTEQRAIAEVLGALDDKIAANDHTAQLCLKLADTRFAAAVRDIPLGDRTFGDLADVFGGGTPKSSMDEYWNGDIPWATPTDVTALSAPYLFDTSRMITEEGMAACSSKRYPAGSILMTSRATIGAFAIAKVSTAVNQGFIVVNAKNSDHQWWLFHEMRARVSDFLSHANGATFLELSRGKFKQFPVRLPDTAALKSFSEGVGPLHDLAAQAMTETEKLTTTRDSLLPLLMSGKVRVRDAEKVVEEAV is encoded by the coding sequence ATGGGTGAGGGAATTGTGACGCTCGATGAGCTCGCTGGCGACAACGTGCTTGAGATGGGGGCAGGGAGGCCCAGATCGGAGGGGGCAGGGCTTCCGGTGTTGAGAGTCGCGGACGTCTTGGAGGGTCGAATTCAAGCGACATCTCAAACCAGCGAGTCGACCATTCCGCCGCAGACAATGGGACCAAAGGTTTCCAGGCCAGGTGACGTCGTTCTGACGACCAAAGGCACGGTCGGTCGAGTCGCAATCATGCCTTCGGGCGGTCCGACTTTCGCCTACAGCCCTCAACTGTGCTACTTCCGGCCAGTCGAGGACGGCCCGCTCCATTCCCGATACCTGTACTACTGGTTCAAGAGTACGGAGTTCTGGGGACAGGCTGCCGCTCTCAAGGCACAGACGGACATGGCCGACTTCATGTCGCTACGCGACATCACATCACTAACGATGACGCTGCCCAGCGTCACGGAGCAGCGGGCGATTGCGGAGGTGCTGGGGGCACTCGACGACAAGATCGCCGCCAACGACCACACTGCACAACTGTGCTTGAAACTGGCGGACACTCGGTTCGCTGCTGCGGTCCGCGACATTCCGCTCGGCGACCGAACTTTCGGTGACCTTGCCGACGTTTTCGGCGGTGGAACCCCAAAGAGTTCCATGGACGAATACTGGAACGGCGACATCCCGTGGGCGACGCCGACTGACGTGACCGCACTGAGTGCGCCATACCTGTTCGACACCAGTCGAATGATCACAGAAGAAGGCATGGCCGCATGCTCGTCCAAGCGCTATCCAGCCGGTTCGATCCTGATGACCTCACGTGCCACAATCGGCGCCTTCGCGATCGCCAAGGTCTCGACTGCCGTCAACCAGGGATTCATCGTCGTCAACGCCAAGAATTCCGATCATCAATGGTGGCTGTTCCACGAGATGCGGGCGCGCGTTTCGGACTTTCTGAGCCACGCAAACGGAGCGACGTTCCTTGAACTGAGCCGAGGCAAGTTCAAACAGTTCCCAGTTCGACTTCCGGATACAGCAGCTCTCAAATCGTTCTCCGAGGGTGTCGGACCGCTTCACGATCTGGCGGCCCAAGCCATGACCGAGACAGAAAAACTCACCACCACCCGCGACTCCCTTCTCCCCCTTCTGATGTCGGGGAAGGTTCGGGTTCGCGATGCTGAGAAGGTCGTTGAGGAGGCTGTGTAG
- a CDS encoding helix-turn-helix transcriptional regulator produces the protein MTDSEATLTLRDIAALAGVQRAVVSAWRTRPMVRGRSIPFPAPIDDTGGLARFRRDEIVEWLRATGRGNNPEMHLDAPAWSAPDGASLEELVALLCLRSATGDDLGELGHDELVDLAEEIDPKDRCLVREVRAATVDTVRYVEDLAEASRGPDEALDLLERGRVAREHATRELTDTAIDLVRTVATACARDLDPYGVPLIHTDGPHRLTLTVAADFTELIVPDFEPGDDHRALLRRAMIRGVETATETALPSIHLRSVLGSDTASVLDDIDNVILGLGPNDVAMILGPASMLCDDLRGDAESDRARTLRPGNLAFAARLPRGLWREAHRQALGLWICTGRTDSPLRVTDIATLDELDADDLAADAVAALNDDSARAFRYARPRELAAVLSKQPVVPRGIRAARFATTEPAEHRDRVIAATQRTAEPLPGFDVLVSPAAGTIAVSWSSLGQLENQKLLKIKRGKRYNEDDHDPDGTVDVVGASGPTGIRLDPIEAAQRHPHAPRTDSGDVVFAKSPPEAWVDPIGGSLLRAPARIIRLAPGAGIGPHTLAAIINRLPDTAGDPLAWNVPRLETGVQELDDALAAATAYEARLRERLNALQNLTEFMINGAAEGAITIVGHGEN, from the coding sequence GTGACGGACTCGGAAGCCACGCTGACGCTGCGGGACATCGCCGCGCTCGCGGGTGTGCAGCGTGCCGTGGTGAGTGCGTGGCGCACCCGCCCGATGGTGCGCGGCCGGTCGATTCCGTTTCCCGCGCCGATCGACGACACCGGCGGTCTCGCGCGGTTCCGGCGTGACGAGATCGTCGAGTGGCTCCGGGCCACCGGGCGCGGCAACAACCCCGAAATGCACCTGGACGCCCCAGCATGGAGCGCGCCTGACGGTGCGTCGCTGGAGGAACTCGTGGCGTTACTATGCCTGCGTTCCGCCACCGGCGACGACCTTGGTGAGCTAGGACACGACGAGCTCGTGGACCTGGCCGAGGAGATCGACCCGAAGGATCGGTGCCTGGTACGCGAGGTCCGTGCAGCCACCGTCGACACGGTCCGATATGTCGAGGATCTCGCCGAGGCGTCCCGGGGCCCGGACGAAGCGCTCGATCTACTGGAGCGGGGTCGCGTCGCCCGTGAGCACGCGACCCGCGAGCTAACCGACACCGCGATCGACCTGGTCCGCACAGTCGCGACCGCATGCGCGCGGGACCTGGATCCCTACGGCGTCCCCCTGATCCACACCGACGGTCCGCACCGGCTGACCTTGACGGTCGCCGCCGACTTCACCGAACTGATCGTGCCCGACTTCGAACCGGGCGACGATCACCGTGCCCTGCTCCGGCGCGCGATGATCCGAGGTGTCGAGACCGCGACGGAGACCGCGCTGCCCAGCATCCACCTCCGCTCGGTCCTCGGCTCCGACACGGCGTCCGTTCTCGATGACATCGACAACGTGATCCTGGGGCTCGGCCCGAACGACGTGGCGATGATCCTCGGCCCGGCGTCGATGCTGTGCGATGACCTCAGAGGCGACGCCGAGTCCGACCGCGCGCGCACCCTCCGCCCGGGCAACCTCGCCTTCGCCGCACGCCTTCCCCGCGGCCTGTGGCGTGAGGCGCACCGCCAGGCCCTCGGGCTCTGGATCTGCACCGGACGCACCGACTCACCGCTTCGAGTTACCGACATCGCGACGCTCGACGAGCTCGACGCCGACGACCTGGCCGCAGATGCGGTGGCGGCGCTGAACGACGACTCCGCGCGGGCCTTCCGCTACGCCCGCCCGCGCGAGCTCGCGGCGGTCCTGAGCAAGCAGCCCGTGGTCCCCCGGGGCATCCGCGCGGCCCGCTTCGCTACTACTGAGCCCGCCGAGCACCGCGACCGTGTCATCGCCGCCACCCAACGCACCGCCGAGCCGCTTCCCGGATTCGACGTCCTCGTCTCCCCCGCCGCCGGCACCATCGCGGTGAGCTGGTCATCGCTGGGACAGCTGGAGAACCAGAAGCTCCTCAAGATCAAACGCGGTAAGCGCTACAACGAGGACGATCACGACCCGGATGGCACCGTGGACGTAGTTGGCGCGTCCGGCCCGACCGGTATCCGGCTCGATCCGATCGAGGCCGCCCAACGCCATCCGCACGCGCCCCGCACCGACTCGGGCGACGTCGTCTTCGCCAAGAGCCCGCCCGAAGCCTGGGTGGACCCGATCGGAGGATCACTGCTCCGGGCTCCAGCGCGAATCATCCGGCTCGCTCCCGGGGCCGGGATCGGCCCGCATACCCTGGCGGCGATCATCAACCGACTCCCGGACACAGCCGGTGACCCACTGGCATGGAACGTTCCCCGGCTGGAGACCGGCGTCCAGGAACTCGACGATGCACTCGCCGCCGCCACCGCCTACGAGGCGCGGCTACGCGAGCGGCTGAACGCCCTCCAGAACCTAACGGAGTTCATGATCAACGGAGCCGCCGAAGGTGCGATCACCATCGTTGGTCACGGCGAAAACTGA
- a CDS encoding DUF3052 domain-containing protein, with the protein MVAAGDAGKGEADVAERLDIEPEMVVQELGWDEDVDDDVRAAIEERCGSELLDEDADEVVDVVLLWWREDDGDLTDTLLDAMTPLSDDGVIWVLTPKTGRDGYVEPADIAEAASTANLAQTANVSLGESWMGTRLAYRRAKARR; encoded by the coding sequence GTGGTCGCCGCGGGAGACGCCGGTAAAGGCGAAGCCGACGTCGCCGAGAGGCTCGACATCGAGCCGGAGATGGTTGTCCAAGAACTCGGCTGGGATGAGGACGTCGATGACGATGTCCGGGCCGCGATCGAGGAGCGTTGCGGGAGCGAACTGCTCGATGAAGATGCCGACGAAGTGGTCGATGTCGTGCTGCTGTGGTGGCGCGAAGACGATGGCGACCTGACGGACACGCTTCTCGATGCCATGACGCCACTGTCCGACGATGGGGTCATCTGGGTGCTGACCCCGAAGACCGGCCGGGACGGCTATGTCGAGCCGGCCGACATCGCAGAGGCCGCATCGACGGCGAACCTGGCCCAAACAGCGAACGTCAGTCTCGGCGAAAGCTGGATGGGCACCAGGTTGGCCTACCGCCGGGCCAAAGCCCGGCGCTGA
- a CDS encoding type I restriction endonuclease subunit R produces the protein MSQVGFSEADWEQLALDELAEREWQHLPGSAIAPGTEDGRTSWDDLVLKCRALTRMRALNPQVPAQWLEQAFAELVQPESQDPISENKRLHDALVHGYRKISYVDSDGVEQTPTIRLVSHRPEDNEFLAVNQVTVRSLEHERRFDIVCYLNGFPVAIFELKQAGAEDADLDAAHAQLGTYLREFPMAFRFAVLTVISDGITARYGTPFTPLNHFSPWNVDDDGKPVSPDDDTNESQHQLELEYLIDGVFNTERFLQLQRNFVAFDEGSGGYVKRIAKPHQYFAVTKAVGKTVDAATSNGKAGVVWHTQGSGKSMEMELYTQLVGTQPALKNPTVVVVTDRKELDGQLFDTFNRSLLLAEKPVKVTTRAQLRDELTNRTTGGIYFTTLQKFGLSKSEKESGADHPLLSDRHNIIVIADEAHRSHYDDLDGYARHLKDALPNAVLIAFTGTPISFSDRNTREVFGDYVDIYDLSRAIDDGATVPVYFEPRLIKVGLTEQVSEDDLDQAADEATTGLDDVQRAQVEQAVAKLNTVYGAPKRISVLAADIVAHWETRSAAMEQFISGPGKGLIVCNTREICANLYTAITKLRPDWHDDAVDKGAIKVVYSGSASDEPPITDHVRRESQNKTIKQRLRDPDDPLRLVIVKDMMLTGYDSPPMHTLYLDRPLKGALLMQTLARVNRTYQGKEDGLLVAYAPLADNLNKALAEYSQNDQEKKPVGKNVDEAIALTTTLLTQLEQLCSGYPWRETWKKDVKKGFVYAAKGLTNHLRSPHTPGNQVEPGEETLGDRFRKLSNQLARAWALCSGSETLEEFRPAARFFEEVRVWMAKFDAQERQAEGKPVPEDIQRMLAALVAESTGTTGIVDIYEAAGMPKPSLSDLSPEFQQKAERAENPHLAIEALRSLLVEESGRVTRHNLVRQRAFSERITELMRKYTNQQLTSAEVIAELIKLAKEVATEGDRGKKFDPPLGADELAFYDAVSTNESAVDLQGEDVLAQIARELVGVMKRDVKTDWTVRDDVRAKLRSSVKRLLVKYKYPPDKQPEAIKLVIEQMETMALRNAARPS, from the coding sequence ATGTCGCAGGTCGGATTCAGTGAGGCGGACTGGGAGCAGCTCGCACTGGACGAGTTGGCGGAGCGCGAGTGGCAGCACCTGCCGGGTTCCGCGATCGCTCCGGGCACCGAGGACGGCCGCACGTCCTGGGACGATCTGGTGCTCAAGTGTCGTGCCCTGACACGAATGCGGGCGTTGAATCCGCAGGTGCCCGCGCAGTGGCTGGAGCAGGCGTTCGCGGAGCTCGTCCAGCCGGAATCGCAGGACCCGATCAGCGAGAACAAGCGGCTGCACGACGCACTGGTGCACGGCTACCGCAAGATCAGCTATGTGGATTCGGACGGTGTCGAGCAGACCCCGACGATCCGCCTGGTCAGTCACCGGCCGGAGGACAACGAGTTCCTGGCCGTCAACCAGGTCACCGTGCGGTCGTTGGAGCACGAACGACGGTTCGACATCGTCTGCTACCTCAACGGGTTCCCGGTGGCGATCTTCGAGCTGAAGCAGGCGGGGGCGGAGGACGCCGACCTCGACGCCGCGCACGCACAGCTCGGCACGTATCTGCGTGAGTTCCCGATGGCGTTCCGGTTCGCGGTGCTCACGGTGATCAGCGACGGCATCACCGCCCGCTACGGCACCCCGTTCACGCCGCTGAACCACTTCTCGCCGTGGAACGTCGACGACGACGGCAAACCCGTCAGCCCCGACGACGACACCAACGAAAGCCAGCACCAGCTGGAGCTGGAATACCTCATCGACGGGGTGTTCAACACCGAACGGTTCCTGCAGTTGCAGCGCAACTTCGTCGCGTTCGACGAAGGATCCGGCGGTTACGTCAAGCGGATCGCGAAGCCGCACCAGTACTTCGCGGTCACCAAAGCGGTCGGCAAGACCGTCGACGCCGCGACCAGCAATGGCAAGGCCGGCGTCGTCTGGCACACCCAGGGCTCGGGCAAGTCGATGGAGATGGAGCTCTACACCCAGCTCGTCGGCACCCAGCCCGCATTGAAGAACCCGACGGTCGTGGTCGTCACCGACCGCAAGGAACTCGACGGACAGCTCTTCGACACCTTCAACCGGTCGCTGCTGCTCGCCGAGAAACCGGTCAAGGTCACCACCCGTGCGCAGCTGCGCGACGAGCTGACCAACCGCACCACCGGTGGCATCTACTTCACGACGCTGCAGAAGTTCGGGCTCAGCAAATCCGAAAAGGAGTCCGGGGCCGACCACCCGCTGCTGTCGGATCGGCACAACATCATCGTCATCGCCGACGAAGCGCACCGCAGCCACTACGACGACCTCGACGGCTACGCCCGGCACCTCAAGGACGCGCTGCCGAACGCGGTACTCATCGCCTTCACCGGTACACCGATCTCGTTCTCCGACCGCAACACTCGCGAGGTGTTCGGCGACTACGTCGACATCTACGACCTCAGCCGGGCCATCGACGACGGCGCGACCGTCCCCGTCTACTTCGAACCCCGACTCATCAAAGTCGGCCTGACCGAGCAGGTCTCCGAGGACGACCTCGACCAAGCCGCCGACGAAGCCACTACCGGGCTCGACGACGTTCAACGCGCTCAGGTCGAGCAGGCCGTGGCCAAGCTCAACACCGTCTACGGCGCTCCCAAACGTATCTCTGTGCTCGCCGCTGACATCGTCGCGCACTGGGAGACCCGCTCGGCAGCGATGGAGCAGTTCATCTCCGGGCCCGGCAAGGGCCTGATCGTGTGCAACACGCGGGAGATCTGCGCCAACCTCTACACCGCGATCACGAAGCTGCGTCCCGACTGGCACGATGACGCCGTCGACAAGGGCGCCATCAAGGTCGTCTACTCCGGATCCGCCTCCGACGAACCCCCGATCACGGATCACGTGCGCCGCGAAAGCCAGAACAAGACCATCAAGCAGCGGCTGCGTGACCCCGATGACCCGCTGCGGCTAGTGATCGTCAAGGACATGATGCTCACCGGTTACGACTCCCCACCGATGCACACCCTCTACCTCGACCGGCCGCTCAAGGGCGCGCTGCTCATGCAGACCCTCGCCCGCGTCAACCGCACCTACCAAGGCAAGGAAGACGGGCTGCTCGTCGCCTACGCGCCCCTGGCCGACAACCTCAACAAGGCGCTCGCCGAATACAGCCAAAACGACCAGGAGAAGAAGCCCGTCGGCAAGAACGTCGACGAAGCTATTGCGCTCACCACCACGCTGCTCACCCAGCTCGAACAGCTCTGCTCCGGGTACCCGTGGCGCGAGACCTGGAAGAAGGACGTGAAGAAAGGCTTCGTCTACGCCGCCAAGGGACTCACCAACCACCTCCGCTCCCCGCACACCCCCGGAAACCAGGTCGAACCCGGCGAGGAGACGCTCGGCGACAGGTTCCGCAAACTCAGCAACCAGCTCGCCCGCGCCTGGGCACTGTGCTCCGGCAGCGAAACCCTGGAAGAATTCCGGCCCGCCGCAAGGTTTTTCGAAGAGGTGCGGGTGTGGATGGCGAAGTTCGACGCACAGGAACGCCAGGCCGAAGGCAAACCCGTCCCCGAGGACATCCAGCGGATGCTCGCCGCACTCGTCGCCGAATCCACCGGAACCACCGGCATCGTCGACATCTACGAGGCCGCAGGCATGCCCAAACCATCGCTGTCCGACCTCAGCCCCGAGTTCCAGCAGAAAGCCGAAAGGGCCGAAAACCCGCACCTGGCCATCGAAGCGCTGCGCTCCCTGCTCGTCGAGGAGTCCGGCCGGGTCACCCGGCACAACCTAGTGCGTCAGAGGGCGTTCTCCGAACGCATCACCGAACTCATGCGCAAATACACCAACCAGCAGCTCACCTCCGCCGAGGTCATCGCCGAACTCATCAAGCTGGCCAAGGAAGTCGCCACCGAAGGCGACCGGGGCAAGAAGTTCGATCCGCCGCTGGGCGCCGACGAGCTCGCCTTCTACGACGCCGTCAGCACCAATGAATCCGCCGTCGACCTTCAGGGCGAAGACGTCCTCGCTCAAATCGCCCGCGAGCTCGTCGGCGTCATGAAACGCGACGTCAAAACCGACTGGACCGTCCGCGACGACGTCCGCGCCAAACTCCGCTCGTCAGTGAAAAGGCTCCTGGTCAAATACAAGTACCCGCCGGACAAGCAGCCCGAAGCCATCAAACTCGTCATCGAACAGATGGAGACGATGGCGCTACGAAACGCGGCACGGCCGAGTTAA
- a CDS encoding class I SAM-dependent DNA methyltransferase, with translation MPPRKKKEPSAPSTMKELKNTLWKAADKLRGSLSASQYKDVILGLVFLKYVSDAYDERREAIRAELEADGYDEEQITELIDDPEEYQGYGVFVVPAAARWSYLAENAKGTLFAGNEQPKPIGQLVDEAMAAVMTENPTLQGTLPRLYNKDNIDQRRLGELIDLFNSARFSRQGEHRARDLMGEVYEYFLGNFARAEGKRGGEFFTPPSVVKVIVEVLEPSKGRVYDPCCGSGGMFVQTEKFIYEHDGDPKQVAIYGQESLEETWRMAKMNLAIHGIDHTGLGSRWGDTFARDQHADVQMDYVMANPPFNIKHWTRNENDPRWKYGVPPANNANYAWIQHILSKLKPNGAAGVVMANGSMSSNSNGEGAIRAQIVEADLVSCMVALPTQLFRSTGIPVCVWFFAKDKKAGDYAGVDRSGEVLFIDAREMGYMIDRAERALSNDDIVRIGDTYHAWRGTRSAAKKNLTYEDVPGFCKSATLAEIKAADYALTPGRYVGAPEVEDDGEPVDEKIQRLTKELLEAFDESARLEKVVREQLERIDG, from the coding sequence ATGCCTCCCCGCAAAAAGAAGGAACCGTCGGCACCGTCGACGATGAAGGAACTCAAGAACACACTCTGGAAGGCCGCCGACAAGCTGCGCGGTTCGCTGTCGGCCAGCCAGTACAAGGACGTGATCCTCGGTCTGGTGTTCCTCAAGTACGTTTCCGACGCCTATGACGAGCGCCGGGAGGCCATCCGCGCCGAACTCGAAGCCGACGGCTACGACGAGGAACAGATCACCGAACTGATCGACGATCCCGAGGAATACCAGGGCTACGGCGTATTCGTCGTGCCCGCGGCCGCACGGTGGTCGTATCTCGCGGAAAATGCGAAGGGCACCCTGTTCGCCGGTAACGAGCAGCCCAAGCCGATCGGGCAGCTCGTCGACGAAGCGATGGCAGCGGTCATGACGGAGAACCCGACACTCCAAGGCACGCTCCCCCGCCTCTACAACAAAGACAACATCGACCAGCGCCGCCTCGGCGAACTGATCGACCTGTTCAACAGCGCCCGCTTCTCCCGTCAGGGCGAACACCGGGCCCGCGACCTCATGGGCGAGGTCTACGAATACTTCCTCGGCAACTTCGCCCGCGCCGAAGGCAAACGCGGGGGCGAGTTCTTCACCCCGCCCAGCGTCGTCAAAGTCATCGTCGAGGTCCTCGAACCTTCGAAGGGTCGCGTCTACGACCCGTGCTGCGGCTCAGGCGGCATGTTCGTGCAGACCGAGAAATTTATCTACGAACACGACGGCGACCCGAAGCAGGTCGCGATCTACGGCCAGGAAAGCCTCGAAGAGACCTGGCGCATGGCCAAGATGAACCTCGCCATCCACGGCATCGACCACACTGGCCTCGGCTCCCGCTGGGGCGACACCTTCGCCCGCGACCAACACGCCGACGTCCAGATGGACTACGTGATGGCGAACCCGCCGTTCAACATCAAGCATTGGACTCGCAACGAGAACGACCCGCGCTGGAAGTACGGCGTACCCCCGGCGAACAACGCCAACTACGCCTGGATCCAGCACATCCTGTCCAAGCTCAAGCCCAACGGCGCGGCCGGCGTCGTCATGGCCAACGGCTCGATGTCATCGAACTCCAACGGCGAAGGCGCAATCCGCGCACAGATCGTCGAAGCCGATCTCGTCTCCTGCATGGTCGCCCTGCCCACCCAACTTTTCCGCAGCACCGGAATCCCGGTCTGCGTCTGGTTCTTCGCCAAGGACAAGAAAGCCGGCGACTACGCCGGAGTCGACCGCTCCGGCGAGGTGCTGTTCATCGACGCCCGCGAAATGGGCTACATGATCGACCGCGCCGAACGCGCACTGTCCAATGACGACATCGTCCGCATCGGCGACACCTACCACGCCTGGCGCGGAACCCGCTCCGCCGCAAAGAAAAACCTCACTTACGAGGACGTGCCCGGGTTCTGCAAGTCCGCGACACTCGCCGAGATCAAGGCCGCCGACTACGCGCTCACCCCCGGACGCTACGTCGGAGCACCCGAGGTCGAGGACGACGGAGAACCTGTCGACGAGAAGATTCAGCGACTCACCAAGGAGTTGCTGGAGGCGTTCGACGAGTCGGCGCGGCTGGAGAAGGTCGTGCGCGAGCAGCTGGAGCGGATCGATGGGTGA
- a CDS encoding peroxiredoxin gives MTVEVGAQAPDFTLPDFNKEKVSLADFQGKKNVLLVFYPFAFSGICQGELCQVRDDLGEFQNDKVQVLGVSVDSPFALKAWADVEGYTFPLLSDFWPHGEIAKAYGVFNEAAGMANRGTFLIDTEGKVRFAEVNQPGEARDQNVWKKALAELTA, from the coding sequence ATGACGGTCGAGGTCGGTGCACAGGCGCCGGACTTCACGTTGCCGGACTTCAACAAGGAAAAGGTCTCGCTGGCCGATTTCCAGGGTAAGAAGAACGTGCTGCTGGTCTTCTACCCGTTCGCGTTCAGCGGAATCTGCCAGGGCGAGCTGTGCCAGGTCCGGGACGACCTCGGCGAGTTCCAGAACGACAAGGTTCAGGTGCTCGGCGTGTCGGTCGATTCCCCGTTCGCGCTCAAGGCCTGGGCGGATGTGGAGGGCTACACCTTCCCGCTGCTGTCGGACTTCTGGCCGCACGGCGAGATCGCCAAGGCATATGGCGTGTTCAACGAGGCGGCTGGCATGGCCAACCGCGGCACGTTCTTGATCGACACGGAGGGCAAGGTCCGCTTCGCCGAGGTGAACCAGCCGGGTGAGGCTCGCGACCAGAACGTCTGGAAGAAGGCGCTGGCCGAGCTCACGGCGTGA